One window of the Janthinobacterium sp. PAMC25594 genome contains the following:
- a CDS encoding DUF6434 domain-containing protein translates to MEFDWHGGTISRHTVIDAHYRNTQNVRRFLLAQCGPQFTFERDFMVWIRDGAVKTMGDVADEWLRRHRMAG, encoded by the coding sequence ATGGAATTCGATTGGCACGGCGGCACTATTTCCCGCCACACTGTCATTGATGCGCACTACAGGAATACGCAGAACGTCAGGCGCTTCCTGCTTGCCCAATGCGGACCGCAATTTACGTTCGAGCGCGATTTCATGGTCTGGATACGCGACGGTGCCGTGAAAACCATGGGCGATGTTGCCGATGAGTGGCTACGCCGTCACCGAATGGCTGGCTAG
- a CDS encoding LysR family transcriptional regulator codes for MQWTLEQMRYFEAAVAAGSFSGAARRLGRAQSVVSTSIGLLEAEFGVELFDRSRRSAVLTEAGKVMHLEACELLRQAERLQLRAQLLSEAPEAQLTLALDEALPYLAIGTLVKELAARYPALELVMLNATASEVAQYVEQQQADVAFHFDRGPISPILEQQHIGSVAQGVFVAKGHPMAHGQEVSRNELTRYRQLIMDSELNREHAFSPAVWFSDSFYSIAEMVADELGWAILPLNIANYDNYKGYLQEVPCPALALSRLPVRRLSIHGKKLSETSLWLTDRLAELLADGPRG; via the coding sequence ATGCAATGGACTTTGGAACAAATGCGCTACTTTGAAGCGGCCGTCGCGGCCGGTTCTTTCTCGGGCGCGGCGCGCCGGCTGGGCCGCGCCCAATCGGTGGTCAGCACCTCGATCGGTCTGCTGGAAGCGGAATTTGGCGTGGAACTGTTCGACCGCTCGCGCCGCAGCGCCGTGCTGACGGAAGCGGGCAAGGTGATGCACCTGGAAGCGTGCGAACTGCTGCGCCAGGCCGAGCGACTGCAGCTGCGCGCCCAGCTGCTGAGCGAGGCGCCCGAAGCCCAGCTGACCCTGGCGCTGGACGAAGCCCTGCCCTACCTGGCCATCGGCACTTTGGTCAAGGAACTGGCGGCGCGCTATCCGGCGCTGGAACTGGTGATGCTCAACGCTACGGCGTCCGAGGTGGCGCAATACGTGGAGCAGCAGCAAGCCGACGTGGCTTTTCACTTTGACCGCGGCCCCATCTCGCCCATACTGGAACAGCAGCACATCGGCAGCGTGGCGCAAGGCGTGTTCGTGGCAAAAGGCCATCCGATGGCGCACGGCCAGGAAGTGAGCCGCAACGAGCTGACCCGCTACCGCCAGCTGATCATGGATTCCGAGCTGAACCGCGAACACGCGTTCAGTCCCGCCGTCTGGTTTTCCGACAGTTTTTACAGCATCGCGGAAATGGTGGCCGACGAGCTGGGCTGGGCGATTTTGCCGCTGAATATCGCCAATTACGATAACTACAAAGGGTATTTGCAGGAAGTGCCCTGCCCTGCGCTGGCTTTATCCAGGCTGCCGGTGCGGCGCTTGTCGATTCATGGCAAGAAGCTCAGCGAGACGAGTTTGTGGTTGACGGACAGGCTGGCGGAGTTATTGGCGGATGGACCCAGAGGGTGA
- a CDS encoding GNAT family N-acetyltransferase: MKNAQAPTPAISFSWCHDATAEDTLCQLYLDNVSADYISHSELQGERADAPGNWRADLPEVIRGEIRAALSHDWAHGDSTLLAVATDGDAIVGMALVSIDTRQRASKSFAALDDLVLLPSVRGSGIGSLLVEWVADELRGHGIARLFLECGAHNLTAQQFFQGRGFKQVSVVMLRELDATTTSAAVDDKDGDRG, translated from the coding sequence ATGAAAAACGCCCAAGCCCCTACCCCCGCCATCAGCTTCAGCTGGTGTCACGACGCCACCGCCGAAGATACCTTGTGCCAGTTATATCTTGATAACGTCAGCGCCGACTATATCTCCCATTCGGAGCTGCAGGGCGAACGCGCCGACGCACCCGGCAACTGGCGCGCGGACTTGCCTGAGGTGATACGCGGCGAAATCCGCGCCGCCCTGTCGCATGACTGGGCACATGGCGATTCGACCCTGCTGGCCGTCGCCACCGACGGTGACGCCATCGTCGGCATGGCCCTCGTTTCCATCGACACGCGCCAGCGCGCCTCAAAATCGTTCGCCGCGCTGGACGACCTGGTCTTGCTGCCCTCGGTACGTGGCAGCGGCATCGGCAGCTTGCTGGTGGAGTGGGTGGCCGACGAGCTGCGCGGCCACGGCATCGCCCGATTGTTCCTCGAATGCGGCGCGCACAACCTGACGGCGCAACAATTTTTCCAGGGACGCGGCTTCAAGCAAGTGTCCGTCGTCATGCTGCGCGAACTTGACGCAACCACAACGAGTGCCGCCGTGGATGACAAGGATGGCGACCGTGGCTGA